Proteins encoded within one genomic window of Trichomycterus rosablanca isolate fTriRos1 chromosome 7, fTriRos1.hap1, whole genome shotgun sequence:
- the zgc:112962 gene encoding torsin-1A-interacting protein 2 isoform X1, with product MAAGRIMEVNGDNYGEDTNQPDVTLCPPLKKNNGEDTNQPDGIATACSLEKNKCKDKINMDAEKLPGSSPKARKGTKAHLGEGEDHIYKQIEKSQESGDKMENIMNSNEDKEAEKKDSISKSESPASGDKRQKCCDPGSETEKVSSQKTEEGPVSGTYQDLIIGIHYIVPAIFAIIIALVCYYVCTKSPSLQKDYNLLQVFSHKMEKVQSSFPSQRHELWKRTNIHLKRHLNLTNPLEPVSLILTSGQGAEKTLGCLAQNLATVFSAALNSSVLGIDGNSKTAQDSDQVKLSVDDELKKAFEGEVRAAVINHFEEFPPGSTLIFYRYCDHENAAYKKVFLVFTVMLPVTEVNSELSLREVEEQVQEYLKERFVSSARTATFNDMDVDKLSGLWSRISHLILPVAAEQNIEQKGCMNLK from the exons ATG GCAGCTGGACGCATCATGGAAGTAAATGGTGATAATTATG GTGAAGATACTAACCAGCCTGATGTAACTCTATGCCCTCCtctaaagaaaaacaatg GTGAAGATACTAACCAGCCTGATGGCATCGCAACTGCGTGCTCTCTAGAGAAAAACAAAT GCAAGGATAAAATCAATATGGATGCAGAAAAGCTTCCTGGGAGTAGCCCAAAAGCAAGGAAGGGGACAAAAG CACATCTTGGTGAAGGTGAAGATcacatatataaacaaataGAGAAAAGCCAAGAGTCTggtgataaaatggaaaatatCATGAACTCAAATGAGGACAAAGAAGCAGAGAAGAAAGACTCCATTAGTAAATCAGAGAGTCCAGCTTCTGGTGATAAGAGGCAGAAGTGCTGTGACCCCGGTTCTGAAACAGAGAAAGTCTCCAGTCAAAAAACAGAGGAAGGCCCAGTGTCTGGTACATATCAAGATCTGATCATAG GTATACACTATATTGTTCCCGCAATATTTGCTATAATAATTGCTTTGGTATGTTATTATGTGTGCACCAAGTCACCTTCTTTGCAAAAAGATTATAACCTGCTGCAAGTATTTAGTCATAAAATGGAAAAGGTTCAATCCAGCTTTCCCAGCCAACGACATGAGCTCTGGAAGAGAACCAATATTCATCTTAAGCGGCACCTTAATTTAACCAATCCACTGGAGCCAGTGAGCCTCATCCTTACCTCgggtcagggtgctgagaaGACTCTGGGCTGTCTGGCTCAGAATTTAGCAACAGTGTTTTCTGCTGCTCTCAACTCCTCAGTCCTGGGCATTGATGGAAACAGCAAAACAGCACAAGACAGTGATCAGGTGAAGCTGAGTGTTGATGATGAATTGAAAAAGGCATTTGAGGGTGAAGTACGAGCTGCTGTTATTAACCATTTTGAAGAGTTTCCTCCTGGATCCACACTTATCTTCTACCGCTACTGTGATCATGAAAACGCTGCCTATAAGAAAGTCTTCCTTGTTTTTACTGTGATGCTCCCTGTGACTGAAGTCAACTCAGAACTTAGTCTACGTGAAGTGGAGGAGCAGGTACAAGAATATTTAAAGGAAAGGTTTGTCTCCTCTGCCAGGACAGCCACATTTAATGACATGGATGTGGACAAGCTAAGTGGGCTATGGAGTAGAATCTCACATCTCATTTTGCCAGTGGCAGCAGAGCAGAACATTGAACAGAAAGGCTGTATGAACTTGAAATGA
- the zgc:112962 gene encoding torsin-1A-interacting protein 2 isoform X2, with protein MAAGRIMEVNGDNYGEDTNQPDVTLCPPLKKNNGKDKINMDAEKLPGSSPKARKGTKAHLGEGEDHIYKQIEKSQESGDKMENIMNSNEDKEAEKKDSISKSESPASGDKRQKCCDPGSETEKVSSQKTEEGPVSGTYQDLIIGIHYIVPAIFAIIIALVCYYVCTKSPSLQKDYNLLQVFSHKMEKVQSSFPSQRHELWKRTNIHLKRHLNLTNPLEPVSLILTSGQGAEKTLGCLAQNLATVFSAALNSSVLGIDGNSKTAQDSDQVKLSVDDELKKAFEGEVRAAVINHFEEFPPGSTLIFYRYCDHENAAYKKVFLVFTVMLPVTEVNSELSLREVEEQVQEYLKERFVSSARTATFNDMDVDKLSGLWSRISHLILPVAAEQNIEQKGCMNLK; from the exons ATG GCAGCTGGACGCATCATGGAAGTAAATGGTGATAATTATG GTGAAGATACTAACCAGCCTGATGTAACTCTATGCCCTCCtctaaagaaaaacaatg GCAAGGATAAAATCAATATGGATGCAGAAAAGCTTCCTGGGAGTAGCCCAAAAGCAAGGAAGGGGACAAAAG CACATCTTGGTGAAGGTGAAGATcacatatataaacaaataGAGAAAAGCCAAGAGTCTggtgataaaatggaaaatatCATGAACTCAAATGAGGACAAAGAAGCAGAGAAGAAAGACTCCATTAGTAAATCAGAGAGTCCAGCTTCTGGTGATAAGAGGCAGAAGTGCTGTGACCCCGGTTCTGAAACAGAGAAAGTCTCCAGTCAAAAAACAGAGGAAGGCCCAGTGTCTGGTACATATCAAGATCTGATCATAG GTATACACTATATTGTTCCCGCAATATTTGCTATAATAATTGCTTTGGTATGTTATTATGTGTGCACCAAGTCACCTTCTTTGCAAAAAGATTATAACCTGCTGCAAGTATTTAGTCATAAAATGGAAAAGGTTCAATCCAGCTTTCCCAGCCAACGACATGAGCTCTGGAAGAGAACCAATATTCATCTTAAGCGGCACCTTAATTTAACCAATCCACTGGAGCCAGTGAGCCTCATCCTTACCTCgggtcagggtgctgagaaGACTCTGGGCTGTCTGGCTCAGAATTTAGCAACAGTGTTTTCTGCTGCTCTCAACTCCTCAGTCCTGGGCATTGATGGAAACAGCAAAACAGCACAAGACAGTGATCAGGTGAAGCTGAGTGTTGATGATGAATTGAAAAAGGCATTTGAGGGTGAAGTACGAGCTGCTGTTATTAACCATTTTGAAGAGTTTCCTCCTGGATCCACACTTATCTTCTACCGCTACTGTGATCATGAAAACGCTGCCTATAAGAAAGTCTTCCTTGTTTTTACTGTGATGCTCCCTGTGACTGAAGTCAACTCAGAACTTAGTCTACGTGAAGTGGAGGAGCAGGTACAAGAATATTTAAAGGAAAGGTTTGTCTCCTCTGCCAGGACAGCCACATTTAATGACATGGATGTGGACAAGCTAAGTGGGCTATGGAGTAGAATCTCACATCTCATTTTGCCAGTGGCAGCAGAGCAGAACATTGAACAGAAAGGCTGTATGAACTTGAAATGA
- the LOC134317689 gene encoding torsin-1A-interacting protein 2-like, with the protein MDLTKNDVGSNRSNMQLRNRRIFKDVKQRSALKRKKDTQPTAVNGSEEPHSPSAKDEGSPEKIQKLQVEDSSGDELENDRVEMDQIENEGQDQDMDSEDTNDSHEAVVKTKHLMEKSDLKMQHVGNLEADEMRMFLPYVKRIHEKHPGPDPLQLRGGGDQAYSSKTISTELSSIGSNFAKYKPQENMQDVLVRRSIKEYGGKAKDVSSGEPLEGFYYRPIVKGHITSFHKTNNIPAENTFIQHTKKVLKQPVITKANSASSSKGYVRSLCRWLLWVMFLLAILALGLMGYQNFPVSFIVNTKTGNLPSVHFGANLAALKLMFPSQRQELWKRTDIHVMQHLKMTNPTEPVSLILASGHGAKKTLGCLAQHLATAFSTAHNSSILSIDGTSKTAQDSDQVKLDIDKELKTAFEGEVRAAVIHHFEKFPPGSTLIFYRYCDHENAAYKKVFLVFTVMLPVTEINSELSLREVEEQVQEYLKEMFVSSARTATFNEMDVDKLSGLWSRISHLVLPVAAEQKFEQDGCES; encoded by the exons ATGGATTTAACCAAGAACGATGTGGGATCGAACAGAAGCAACATGCAGTTGCGAAATCGAA GAATCTTTAAAGATGTAAAACAGAGATCTGCACTAAAGAGGAAGAAAGACACCCAGCCCACAGCTGTTAACGGCTCTGAGGAACCACACAGTCCATCAGCTAAAGATGAAG GGTCCCCTGAAAAAATCCAAAAGCTCCAGGTTGAAGACAGTTCGGGAGATGAACTTGAAAATGACAGGGTTGAAATGGATCAAATTGAAAATGAAGGACAGGACCAAGACATGGACTCAGAGGACACAAATGATAGTCATGAAGCAGTTGTGAAAA CAAAACATCTCATGGAAAAAAGTGATCTTAAAATGCAGCATGTTGGAAATCTGGAAGCTGACGAGATGAGGATGTTCTTGCCATATGTGAAGCGCATTCACGAAAAGCATCCGGGGCCAGACCCACTCCAGCTCAGAGGAGGAGGAGACCAAGCTTATAGTTCAAAAACAATATCAACAG AACTTTCCAGTATAGGTTCCAACTTTGCTAAATATAAACCTCAGGAGAACATGCAGGATGTGTTAGTGAGGAGAAGCATAAAAGAATATGGAGGAAAAGCCAAAG atgttTCCAGTGGTGAACCTCTGGAGGGTTTTTACTATCGTCCAATTGTAAAAGGCCACATAACCAGCTTCCACAAGACAAATAACATTCCTgctgaaaatacatttatacagcaCACAAAGAAAG TATTAAAACAACCAGTCATCACAAAAGCAAATTCAGCATCCTCCTCAAAAG GGTATGTAAGGAGTTTATGCAGGTGGCTTCTGTGGGTTATGTTTCTGTTGGCCATACTTGCATTGGGTTTAATGGGTTATCAGAACTTTCCAGTCTCATTTATTGTAAACACAAAAACAGGAAATCTGCCCAGTGTACATTTTGGAGCCAACTTGGCTGCACTAAAGCTTATGTTCCCTAGTCAACGTCAAGAACTATGGAAGAGGACCGATATTCATGTTATGCAGCACCTTAAGATGACCAATCCAACAGAGCCAGTGAGCCTTATCCTAGCCTCAGGTCACGGGGCTAAGAAGACTCTGGGCTGTCTGGCTCAACATTTAGCAACAGCATTTTCAACCGCCCACAACTCTTCAATCCTGAGCATTGATGGAACCAGCAAAACAGCACAAGACAGTGATCAGGTGAAGCTGGACATTGATAAAGAGTTAAAAACGGCATTTGAGGGTGAAGTACGAGCTGCTGTTATTCACCATTTTGAAAAGTTTCCTCCTGGATCCACACTTATCTTCTACCGCTACTGTGATCATGAAAACGCTGCCTATAAGAAAGTCTTCCTTGTTTTTACTGTGATGCTCCCTGTGACTGAAATCAACTCAGAACTTAGTCTACGTGAAGTGGAGGAGCAGGTACAAGAATATTTAAAGGAAATGTTTGTCTCCTCTGCCAGGACAGCCACATTTAATGAGATGGATGTGGACAAGCTAAGTGGGCTATGGAGTAGAATCTCACATCTCGTTCTACCAGTGGCAGCAGAGCAGAAATTTGAACAAGATGGCTGTGAAAGCTAA